AAGGCCACGTTGCAAACTTTTTATGTTGCAAAATCCAAACTGTTCCtcttgtttttcagtctctttcaATGCTGCTAAATGGTACTCCATTTGCCTTTGTTATTGACCTTGCTGCACTTGCCTCTCGCCGTGAATACCTCAAACTTGACAAATGGCTGACTGACAAAATCCGAGAGCACGGGGTGGGTGGCGTGAGTTGAGCCTTTAATTTACAACAATTATACATGCACATTGCTACAAAAGTTACTTGTATATAGTGTATGACAGTTATTTACCTGTTTGCCGTTCTAGGAGCCCTTCATCCAGGCATGTGTAACGTTCCTGAAGAGGCGCTGTCCCTCTATTATGGGTGGTTTGGCCCCAGAGAAGGACCAGCCCAAAAGCGCCCAGCTCCCCCCGGAAACGATGGCTACCATGCTGGGCTGTCTGCAGTCCTGTGCTGGGTGAGTTTTCCGTGTTTCCATCAGAGGTTGAGTCATTAGACCTATGATCACATTTGTGACCGGTATGCTCCCTATCATTACTTCAATCATATTAAATGGTTGTGCCAAAAGGTCTAGGTTCCATAATATAACATGAACTTGAAATTAATTATCTTTCTAAATATGAAACAAGGTCATATAGTTAAATAATTTATGTATTTTTCAGGAGTGTGTCTCAAGAGCTCTCTGAGACTATCTTGACCATGGTTGCCAACTGTAGCAACGTCATGAACAAAGCCCGCCAGCCACCACCGGGGGTCATGCCAAAGGGACGTGCTCCCAGCACCAGCAGCCTAGACGCCATTTCCCCTGTGCAGGTATCGGTGTCTCCTCTCCAGGTGAAGGGCATTGCATCTATGTTCTCTAACACTGTTATTGGGTAATGTGTATCGGCTAGAAACATTGTACTTTCATCATCCCCTGAATTTACAGTTGTTCCATTCTGTGTTCTAGATGGATCCCCTGACAGCCATGGGCTCACTGAACCTGAGCAGCTCTGCcacctctcacacacagagcATGCAGGGCTTCCCTACCCCGCTGGGCTCTGCCTTCAGCAACCCCCAGTCCCCAGCTAAGGCCTTCCCTCCACtgtccaaccccaaccccagcacACCGTTTGGGGGGATTGGAAGCCTCTCTTCACAGCTAGGTAACACAGGTATGAGTAGAGAAACTGCCATAGAGATAATTTCATAGTGTTTTGATTACAATATAATGGAGGACTACACCTGTGTGTTTTTCTTTTGTCTAGGTCCGCTGGGATCAGGCATTGGTTCTGGTCTTGGAATGCCAGCGGTGAGCAGCGATCCGTTTGGGACGAGGAAGATGAGCACACCGGGCCTGAATCCAACCACCTTTCAGCAGAGTAAGATGAAGGCCTgtaagtggtggtggtgtgactGAGTGTGCTAGGCGCCTCAACTGTATTTCCTCCCAAAACGTTCTCTTAATATCTCCTAATGGGCTCTTGAAGTAGTGGTTTTACTGGAGTTAATTACAAATGCTTTAACATTTCTCATCTAAAAACATTGAGTACAATCTGGGAAGAAAAACAGTGTCTTTCACACATTGAATCAGAGGAAATACAGGTCAGTCTTCCATTAAACACAAATTGGCAAATTCCTATGCTCCTAATTGACAGGAATGGATTTGGATTTTTGGTACAATCCTTGTACATATGTGTTTTTGTGTGGTGTTTATTGGATTGATAGTGAAAAATGTCCTAAGCTTGTTTTGAATGActtggaaaatgttttatttgctGTGATTGAAACTACTATTGAAATAGTTACAAAGGGTTTTCTATGGCAGTGTTTGATTTAGTCTGACCTTTTTCCCAGCTGATTTATCTCAGGTGTGGCCCGAGGCTAACCAGCACTTTAGTAAGGAGATTGACGATGAGGCTAACAGTTACTTCCAGCGCATCTACAACCACCCTCCGCACCCCACCATGTCTGTGGATGAGGTGAGTCCCTGAGTAAAATAGTCTGCAGTTGTTTCAGGCACTGACCCAGTGATGGTGTTTATCCTCAAGCTGACAGCTGTTTAAGCCATGGTGCCCCTCTCTTTGCAGGTGCTGGAGATGTTGCAGAGGTTCAAGGACTCCACCATCAAGCGAGAGCGGGAGGTCTTTAACTGTATGCTGAGGAACTTGTTTGAGGAGTACCGCTTCTTCCCCCAGTACCCCGACAAGGAGCTGCACATCACCGCCTGCCTGTTCGGGGGGATCATCGAGAAGGGTCTTGTCACCTACATGGCCCTTGGACTGGCCCTCAGATATGTCCTTGAGGCCTTAAGGAAGCCATTTGGATCCAAAATGTATTACTTTGGAATCGCTGCTCTAGATAGATTCAAAAATAGGTATGGACTTGCTGTTGCTATAGAATGTTGTGCATGTATGATTCAAATGATCTGTGATCTGCTGTAAGGGTaatttgatctctctctctaggctgaAGGACTATCCCCAATATTGTCAGCACTTGGCCTCGATCGGCCACTTTCTGCAATTCCCCCTCCATTTGCAAGAGGTAATTGGATTTCCTGTGTATTTGTGAGACAATTTGTCGTTCTTCATCTGTACAAGTAccttgtcttttatactgatctCCGCACCACCTTAGCCAGAGGTGCGGATCCTACTTCACGATAAATAAGTCTCTCGCTCTGGCACTTTCGAATATCCTGTGCGTGCAGTATATCGAGTATGGCCAACAGTCACGGGATCCTCCAGTGAAGATGCAAGGATCAATCACCACCCCTGGAAGCCTGGCGTTGGCTCAAGCTCAGGCCCAGTCTCAGCCTCCCAAAGCCCCCCAGCCTGGACAGCCCAGCACCCTGGTCACCACAGCTACCGCCACCACCACTGTCGCCAAAACCACTACCATCACCCGACCTACCCCTGGCAGCTTCAAGAAGGATGTGCCGGTGAGTACCTGAGACAATTGTACCATATATGCCTATGCTTTTAGCTGGCCATGTGAAATGACGCCAGCGACCTAGTGCTTCAGTGTTTGTTTACTGCGTTGCTATAGTTTCATTGTCAATGGCAACACTAAACAGTTCCATGAGGTTTCTCTAATTTTTACAACGATATGCCGCTCATTTTTGTGTGCACGCTTGCGTTTCAAGCAAATGGGGCAGGTCTAAGAGAATGAGAATCTGTTTCTAATGCGGTTATTGAAGAAATAATTAATATACTGTGATTGTTTGGCAAGAATGCACTAAGTAATAATTTTATGAGAATTTGAGGTAGTGTAAAATTATGATTTCCAAAGTGGAGGTTAGTAGATTGTAAAGCATTTTGTTCTGAGTGTATATTCTAATCTATTAATTTCAGCCTTCCATCAACACCACAAACATTGACACTCTGCTAGTAGCAACAGACCAAACTGAGAGGATTGTGGAACCACCAGAGAATGTTCAAGAGAAAATTGCTTTCATCTTCAATAACTTGTCACAATCCAACATGACACAGAAGGTAGAGATACATTTTTGTTTGCTTACTGTATTAAACATCTTGGTTTTGGTCCACTTAAATACATTTCTGTAATTTTACAAATACTTGTCTTTTCATCCAACTCCCAAGGTCGAGGAGTTAAAGGAAACTGTGAAAGAGGAGTTTATGCCCTGGGTTTCCCAGTATCTGGTCATGAAGAGGGTCAGCATCGAGCCCAACTTCCACAGCCTATATTCCAACTTTCTAGACACCCTGAAGAACCCTGAGTTTGTCAAAATGGTCCTGAATGAAACTTACAGAAACATCAAGGTGTGTGATTATTCACTTAAACAACATTTATGGAAAATGTGTAAACTCATATCACGTTTAAGAGAGCTACTTTAACACTAGCCTTTTCTCTCTCCATGTGTCAGGTTCTCCTTACCTCTGATAAGGCAGCTGCAAACTTCTCTGATCGATCCCTACTGAAGAATTTGGGCCACTGGCTTGGCATGATCACTCTGGCTAAAAACAAGCCCATCCTGTACACGGTGAGTACATTTCCTCACTTTCAAATGTTGGCCTGTATAGAACTTTCCATTTGTTTTCCTCCCAACAAATAACCAAACGCTTGTAACTGTGCCCCTAGATGGTATTTTGTTGTTTATCCTGCCTTTTTTGTAAAACTTTTTTTAGGATTTGGAGGTGAAATCCCTCTTGTTGGAAGCCTATGTCAAGGGGCAGCAGGAGCTACTCTATGTGGTCCCGTTTGTTGCCAAAGTCCTGGAATCCAGTTTGCGTAGCGTGGTAAGACCACATCTCACAAGCATTTTCAAATGTATCAATAGGTATCTGAATTCACATTTTAATTTCTAGGGAACAACTTTAGCAATGTTATCAAAGTGATAATGACAAAGTGAGCTTAGGCCCAACACAGACAAAGCCAGCCCCGGCAGGCATGACCTACAGGAATAGcgagacagccaatccaacagaCAATATGGTTGGGTCTGGAGTTGAACTAGGTACTAGTTTTTCCTGGTCATGTCCCATGGTCAAGAGAAACTATGGGCCCTAAGACTGACTCAGTCCCATCAGGCAGAGTACCTACCGGAGCTGACAGGGAGCCAGTCCTTCCAGGCAGAATACCTACAGCAGCAGACAGGGAGCCAGCCAGAACTAGATGATGTAGACCATTATAGGCAGTATTATAGCCCATCTCCAGAAGAAGCAAAGAGGCGCAAAGTATGTGTGCTATTTTTGCTCCATAAAAATAATATTTGGTTAAACGTGGTTTTGGACCAAATAGCTCTCTGGGTACATTATTTATGCCCACTGGAATTATGTATTTGCACACTTTTTTTTCCTTCTCTGTTATACCTTATTTCATTGTTTTTAAGAGCAGGTTAAATGTTTTCTCAGATCTTCCGACCTCAGAATCCCTGGACCATGGCCATCATGAATGTTCTGGCAGAGTTGCATACGGAACATGATCTAAAGGTCCTGGAACCCTTTCTCTTTCATCCACCAGCATTGACATGTTTTTACTTTTCACATACTGATTGTCATTGTGCCTCTTTCCCCACTACAGCTGAACTTAAAGTTTGAGATTGAGGTGCTGTGTAAGAACTTATCACTGGACATCAACGACCTGAAGCCTGGCACCCTTCTGAAAGACAAAGACAAGTTGAAGAGTCTGGAGGAGCAGCTCTCTGCACCAAAGAAAGAGGCCAAGCCCCCTGAAGAAATGATCCCTATTGTTAGCACAGGTATCCAGCACTTTCAAACTGGGATGCCTCTTGTCGGTGTGTGGATATCTTTCTATCAATTTTATTTCAAATGTTTGTTTAATCTGAATGTCATCATGTATATTGAAATGTTAATATTTAATCACAATTGTTGAATAATATTTTAGCCCATCTTAAGTTCCATCATTTGAATGTAGAATGACAACCTGGATTTGTAGTGTTTGGCCAAGAACATTTaacctttttttgttttgttcaagCCGCTGTGCTTGAGCTCTTTTTCCCCCTGTATTTTAATCACAATAGTGTTTTTGTAACCAACAGGAGACTTTCTTCCATTTGCAGCTGCACCATCCACTCCCGCCCCAACCACCACTTGCTCAGCTACTGGGCCCCCTACCCCGCAGTTTAGCTATCATGACATCAATGTGTACGCCCTTGCAGGGCTAGCCCCTCACATCAATATCAACATCAATGTAAGTAGCACCTTCACTCAAACACCTTGTGACGAATACACATGGTAAGTCTTGAGTTGTGGCGGTACTAACACTCTTCACTCCCTGCAGATCCCCTTGCTTCAAGCCCACCCTCAGCTCAAGCAGTGTGTGAGACAGTCCATTGAGCGGGCTGTGCAAGAGCTTGTCCACCCCGTAGTGGACCGCTCCATCAAGATTGCCATGACCACCTGCGAGCAGATCGTCAGGAAGGACTTTGCTCTGGACTCGGAGGAGTCGCGCATGCGTGTGGCAGCTCATCATATGATGCGCAACCTGACCGCCGGGATGGCCATGATCACCTGCCGGGAGCCCCTGCTCATGAGCATCGCCACCAACCTGAAGAACAGCTTTGCCGCTGCCCTCAGGGTAGTCATCTTCATTCTCTCCCATTTCACATGCACGAAGAGCTATATAAAATATTATTAGTGGTGTTCTTGCTTATAACTGCTCCTGTCCCCCTCCAGGCCCCCACCCCCCagcagagagagatgatggaggaagCTGCTGCCAGGGTTGCCCAGGACAACTGTGAGCTGGCCTGCTGCTTCATCCAGAAGACTGCAGTGGAGAAGGCTGGCCCAGAGATGGACAAGAGGCTGGCGACGGTGAGTTTAGTTATAGGCATGTTTGTGTTCTCACTGGGATGCTACTCTTGTCTGTATACTGTCCAGTACTTTATCTAATGGCTGACTGTTGTACCTGTACCCTTCCTCTCCTGTAGGAGTTTGAGCTGAGGAAGCATGCCCGTCAGGAGGGCCGTCGCTACTGTGACCCCGTTGTGCTGACCTACCAGGCTGAGCGCATGCCAGAGCAGATCAGACTCAAGGTGAGCACTCCATTGGTTTCTTTCCTAGTATTGGTATAGTcggacatgaatttaaaaatatatatttcatgaATGGGATATCAAACATTGCTTTTGCATCTGGACTATTTACTGAGTGATATTTCTGACACAGGTTGGAGGCGTAGACCCCAAACAGCTGGCGGTGTATGAGGAGTTTGCCCGGAATGTTCCAGGCTTCCTACCCAGCAACGACCTGTCTCAGCCCACAGGATTCCTTGCCCAGCCCATGAAGGTAAGGCTCTTTGGCCCTGGAAGAGAACTCACCAATATTGCATTTGCTGCTATCTTGACATAACCCAACCTTATTTTAAGGTTAAGGACGTTACTCAAGTACCATATGAATGTATCTCTCCTGtgttttattacagcaacaggcaTGGGCCACGGACGACGTGGCTCAGATCTATGACAAGTGCATGGCAGACCTGGAGCAGCACCTCCACGCCATCCCTCCAGCGCTGGCCATGAACCCTCAGACCCAGGCTTTGCGCAGCCTATTGGAGGCTGTGGCCCTAGCCAGGAACTCCCGGGACGGCATCGCCGCTCTGGGGCTGCTGCAGAAGGTCAGGGACTAGTTCTCACACAGCCACATTGGAAATGCATGCATGCATAGACAAGTAGCTTAGGTCTCAGTAGAAAAGCTTTTCTACTaactgtctctctcgctccagGCTGTGGAGGGTCTGCTGGATGCTACCAGTGGTGCCGATGCCGACTTGCTTCTGCGGTACAGGGAGTGCCACCTGCTGGTGCTCAAAGCCCTCCAGGACGGCCGGGCATATGGGCCACTGTGGTGCAACAAGCAGATTACCAGGTTGGTATCCCCCATAAAACCAACTCATGGGAATCTTTTTGGCTTTAATGGGGATGGAAAACTAAATCAACTCATCGATTTTTGTTAACTTTTGGGGTATGTTTGATCTGTTCCAGGTGCCTGATTGAGTGCCGTGATGAGTACAAGTACAACGTGGAGGCTGTGGAGCTGCTGATCAGAAACCACCTGGTCAACATGCAGCAGTACGACCTGCACCTGGCACAGGtaaacaccactacacacaccttTATTAAGGGTTGCGATGTTTGTTTTCGGGTGCACAACTCAATCTGAATAGTCCGTCTCAATTCTATAAAACTGTGTAATGGGCTTAGTGTGTTTTGTACCTGTGTGTCAGTGTCTTACAACCATGTGTTTCTGTCTAGTCTATGGAGAATGGGCTGCACTACATGGCGGTGGCATTTGCCATGCAGCTGGTGAAGCTGCTGttggtggatgaacgcagtgtgAGCCACATTACCGAGGCAGACTTGTTCCACACTATCGAGACTCTGATGCGAACCAGCGCCCACTCCAGGGCCAACGCACCTGAGGGGTAAGTCCTTTTCTGTCcgaataatatttttttttgtcTGGGTCGTGTTCTTTAGTGCACACTCTAGCAAAACCTTTTGAAATGGAAAACTAAAATGGGCGTTTCTTAATGGACTAGTTCAGTTAGTCCCGTGCTGTCTGTCAGTTTTCCATTTTGTGTGTTGTGAATACGACCCTGGAGATGTGTGGTTGGTGTACATACGTTTGTAGCTCTTTCTAACTGATGTATATCTGTCCTTTTACCTCAAGGCTTCCTCAGCTGATGGACGTGGTCCGTTCCAACTACGAGGCCATGATCGACCGGGCCCACGGAGGACCCAACTTTATGATGCACTCTGGCATCTCCCAGGCATCCGAGTACGACGACCCACCGGGCCTGAGGGAGAAGGCTGAGTACCTGCTGAGGGAATGGGTCAACCTGTACCACTCTGCAGCCGCTGGCCGGGACAGCACCAAGGCCTTCTCTGCCTTTGTGGGCCAGGTACAGGACAGCACACACTTGTCTTTATTTTAGTTTCACAGTCTTTGCCTTATGACGACCGCCTGTCTCCTCCAAGCCAGTCAGAGCGCTGTTTGCCTTCACAACACGAGCACAGCTCCAGTTGTGGCCTTGACACAGTGGGGCCTTAGTGCTAGAGCAGTGCACATAGCAGCAACTCCATTTTCTTCCAAACCACTGCACCCAGCAGCAGTGTTATGAGACTGTACATCAATATTCATACTAAGATTATCTTAGTAAAATGTACACAATTTTAACTATTATGGATGACTAGACGTATATGGCCATTCTCACTACTGTACTTACTGTCCTCCCCAGATGCACCAGCAGGGCATTCTGAAGACCGATGACCTGATCACTCGTTTCTTCCGGCTGTGCACGGAGATGTGTGTGGAGATCAGCTACCGCGCCCAggccgagcagcagcacaacccCGCGGCCAGCGCCGCCATCATCAGAGCCAAGTGTTACCATAACCTGGATGCCTTTGTGCGCCTCATCGCCCTGCTGGTCAAGCACTCCGGAGAGGCCACCAACACTGTCACCAAGATCAACCTGCTCAACAAGGTTAATATCAGGAGGCTCCTCACCATGGAGTCTGTAGAATCAGCTCTGCTTTGTAAAGATATCTCGGAAAGACAACCGTACATTTGAAATCAGCAAGCTGACAACGCAATTCATAGTTCTGAGTTTTCTTTTAAAACCCTTCACAGATTTCCGATAAAGGCTCTTGGGAAATTACATTACTGGACTCATCAATGTGTCCCTTGACTGTTCTCAGGTTCTAGGTATTGTGGTTGGAGTGTTGATCCAGGACCATGATGTGAGGCAGACTGAGTTCCAGCAGTTGCCTTACCACCGCATCTTCATCATGCTGTTGCTCGAGCTCAATGCCCCCGAGCACGTGCTGGAGACCATCAACTTCCAGACCCTCACCGCCTTCTGGTAAATGCCTGTTAGAAAAGCCATAGGAGATCCAATGTTTCTTTGTGGAATACAGCATACAATTCTATGATTGGTTTTCACTGGGGGTATTTATCA
This is a stretch of genomic DNA from Oncorhynchus nerka isolate Pitt River linkage group LG25, Oner_Uvic_2.0, whole genome shotgun sequence. It encodes these proteins:
- the cnot1 gene encoding CCR4-NOT transcription complex subunit 1 isoform X4, with amino-acid sequence MNLDSLSLALSQISYLVDNLTKKNYRASQQEIQHIVNRHGPEADRHLLRCLFSHVDFSGDGKSSGKDFHQFLIQECVSLISKPNFISTLCYAIDNPLHYQKSLKPSAHLFTQLSKVLKLSKVQEVIFGLALLNSCNADLRGFAAQFVKQKLPDLLRSYVDADLGVNQEGGFQDIAIEVLHLLLSHLLFGQKGASGVGQEQIDAFLKTLCRDFPQARCPVVLAPLLYPEKRDILMDRILPDSGELAKTMMESSLAEFMQEVGYGFCASLDECRNIILQYGVREVTASQVARVLGMMARTHSGLSDGIPLQSISAPGSGIWSDGKDKSDGSQAHTWNVEVLIDVVKEVNPNLNFKEVTYELDHPGFMIRDSKGLQMVVYGIQRGLGMEVFPVDLIYRPWKHAEGQLSFIQHSLMSPDVFCFADYPCHTVAIDILKAPPEDDNREIATWKSLDLVESLLRLSEVGQYEQVKQLFSFPIKHCPDMLVLALLQISTSWHTLRHELISTLMPIFLGNHPNSAIILHYAWHGQGQSPSIRQLIMHSMAEWYMRGEQYDQAKLSRILDVAQDLKSLSMLLNGTPFAFVIDLAALASRREYLKLDKWLTDKIREHGVGGEPFIQACVTFLKRRCPSIMGGLAPEKDQPKSAQLPPETMATMLGCLQSCAGSVSQELSETILTMVANCSNVMNKARQPPPGVMPKGRAPSTSSLDAISPVQVSVSPLQMDPLTAMGSLNLSSSATSHTQSMQGFPTPLGSAFSNPQSPAKAFPPLSNPNPSTPFGGIGSLSSQLGPLGSGIGSGLGMPAVSSDPFGTRKMSTPGLNPTTFQQSKMKASDLSQVWPEANQHFSKEIDDEANSYFQRIYNHPPHPTMSVDEVLEMLQRFKDSTIKREREVFNCMLRNLFEEYRFFPQYPDKELHITACLFGGIIEKGLVTYMALGLALRYVLEALRKPFGSKMYYFGIAALDRFKNRLKDYPQYCQHLASIGHFLQFPLHLQECVQYIEYGQQSRDPPVKMQGSITTPGSLALAQAQAQSQPPKAPQPGQPSTLVTTATATTTVAKTTTITRPTPGSFKKDVPPSINTTNIDTLLVATDQTERIVEPPENVQEKIAFIFNNLSQSNMTQKVEELKETVKEEFMPWVSQYLVMKRVSIEPNFHSLYSNFLDTLKNPEFVKMVLNETYRNIKVLLTSDKAAANFSDRSLLKNLGHWLGMITLAKNKPILYTDLEVKSLLLEAYVKGQQELLYVVPFVAKVLESSLRSVIFRPQNPWTMAIMNVLAELHTEHDLKLNLKFEIEVLCKNLSLDINDLKPGTLLKDKDKLKSLEEQLSAPKKEAKPPEEMIPIVSTGIQHFQTGMPLVGDFLPFAAAPSTPAPTTTCSATGPPTPQFSYHDINVYALAGLAPHINININIPLLQAHPQLKQCVRQSIERAVQELVHPVVDRSIKIAMTTCEQIVRKDFALDSEESRMRVAAHHMMRNLTAGMAMITCREPLLMSIATNLKNSFAAALRAPTPQQREMMEEAAARVAQDNCELACCFIQKTAVEKAGPEMDKRLATEFELRKHARQEGRRYCDPVVLTYQAERMPEQIRLKVGGVDPKQLAVYEEFARNVPGFLPSNDLSQPTGFLAQPMKQQAWATDDVAQIYDKCMADLEQHLHAIPPALAMNPQTQALRSLLEAVALARNSRDGIAALGLLQKAVEGLLDATSGADADLLLRYRECHLLVLKALQDGRAYGPLWCNKQITRCLIECRDEYKYNVEAVELLIRNHLVNMQQYDLHLAQSMENGLHYMAVAFAMQLVKLLLVDERSVSHITEADLFHTIETLMRTSAHSRANAPEGLPQLMDVVRSNYEAMIDRAHGGPNFMMHSGISQASEYDDPPGLREKAEYLLREWVNLYHSAAAGRDSTKAFSAFVGQMHQQGILKTDDLITRFFRLCTEMCVEISYRAQAEQQHNPAASAAIIRAKCYHNLDAFVRLIALLVKHSGEATNTVTKINLLNKVLGIVVGVLIQDHDVRQTEFQQLPYHRIFIMLLLELNAPEHVLETINFQTLTAFCNTFHILRPTKAPGFVYAWLELISHRIFIARMLAHTPQQKGWPMYAQLLIDLFKYLAPFLRNVELNKPMQILYKGTLRVLLVLLHDFPEFLCDYHYGFCDVIPPNCIQLRNLILSAFPRNMRLPDPFTPNLKVDMLSEINIAPRILTNFTGVMPSQFKKDLDSYLKTRSPVTFLSELRSNLQVGGATLGPWKYLQHNDTSLEQVSNEPGNRYNIQLINALVLYVGTQAIAHIHNKGSTPSMSTITHSAHMDIFQNLAVDLDTEGRYLFLNAIANQLRYPNSHTHYFSCTMLYLFAEANTEAIQEQITRVLLERLIVNRPHPWGLLITFIELIKNPAFKFWSHDFVHCAPEIEKLFQSVAQCCMGQKQAQQVMEGTGAS
- the cnot1 gene encoding CCR4-NOT transcription complex subunit 1 isoform X13 produces the protein MNLDSLSLALSQISYLVDNLTKKNYRASQQEIQHIVNRHGPEADRHLLRCLFSHVDFSGDGKSSGKDFHQFLIQECVSLISKPNFISTLCYAIDNPLHYQKSLKPSAHLFTQLSKVLKLSKVQEVIFGLALLNSCNADLRGFAAQFVKQKLPDLLRSYVDADLGVNQEGGFQDIAIEVLHLLLSHLLFGQKGASGVGQEQIDAFLKTLCRDFPQARCPVVLAPLLYPEKRDILMDRILPDSGELAKTMMESSLAEFMQEVGYGFCASLDECRNIILQYGVREVTASQVARVLGMMARTHSGLSDGIPLQSISAPGSGIWSDGKDKSDGSQAHTWNVEVLIDVVKEVNPNLNFKEVTYELDHPGFMIRDSKGLQMVVYGIQRGLGMEVFPVDLIYRPWKHAEGQLSFIQHSLMSPDVFCFADYPCHTVAIDILKAPPEDDNREIATWKSLDLVESLLRLSEVGQYEQVKQLFSFPIKHCPDMLVLALLQISTSWHTLRHELISTLMPIFLGNHPNSAIILHYAWHGQGQSPSIRQLIMHSMAEWYMRGEQYDQAKLSRILDVAQDLKSLSMLLNGTPFAFVIDLAALASRREYLKLDKWLTDKIREHGEPFIQACVTFLKRRCPSIMGGLAPEKDQPKSAQLPPETMATMLGCLQSCAGSVSQELSETILTMVANCSNVMNKARQPPPGVMPKGRAPSTSSLDAISPVQMDPLTAMGSLNLSSSATSHTQSMQGFPTPLGSAFSNPQSPAKAFPPLSNPNPSTPFGGIGSLSSQLGPLGSGIGSGLGMPAVSSDPFGTRKMSTPGLNPTTFQQSKMKASDLSQVWPEANQHFSKEIDDEANSYFQRIYNHPPHPTMSVDEVLEMLQRFKDSTIKREREVFNCMLRNLFEEYRFFPQYPDKELHITACLFGGIIEKGLVTYMALGLALRYVLEALRKPFGSKMYYFGIAALDRFKNRLKDYPQYCQHLASIGHFLQFPLHLQECVQYIEYGQQSRDPPVKMQGSITTPGSLALAQAQAQSQPPKAPQPGQPSTLVTTATATTTVAKTTTITRPTPGSFKKDVPPSINTTNIDTLLVATDQTERIVEPPENVQEKIAFIFNNLSQSNMTQKVEELKETVKEEFMPWVSQYLVMKRVSIEPNFHSLYSNFLDTLKNPEFVKMVLNETYRNIKVLLTSDKAAANFSDRSLLKNLGHWLGMITLAKNKPILYTDLEVKSLLLEAYVKGQQELLYVVPFVAKVLESSLRSVIFRPQNPWTMAIMNVLAELHTEHDLKLNLKFEIEVLCKNLSLDINDLKPGTLLKDKDKLKSLEEQLSAPKKEAKPPEEMIPIVSTGDFLPFAAAPSTPAPTTTCSATGPPTPQFSYHDINVYALAGLAPHINININIPLLQAHPQLKQCVRQSIERAVQELVHPVVDRSIKIAMTTCEQIVRKDFALDSEESRMRVAAHHMMRNLTAGMAMITCREPLLMSIATNLKNSFAAALRAPTPQQREMMEEAAARVAQDNCELACCFIQKTAVEKAGPEMDKRLATEFELRKHARQEGRRYCDPVVLTYQAERMPEQIRLKVGGVDPKQLAVYEEFARNVPGFLPSNDLSQPTGFLAQPMKQQAWATDDVAQIYDKCMADLEQHLHAIPPALAMNPQTQALRSLLEAVALARNSRDGIAALGLLQKAVEGLLDATSGADADLLLRYRECHLLVLKALQDGRAYGPLWCNKQITRCLIECRDEYKYNVEAVELLIRNHLVNMQQYDLHLAQSMENGLHYMAVAFAMQLVKLLLVDERSVSHITEADLFHTIETLMRTSAHSRANAPEGLPQLMDVVRSNYEAMIDRAHGGPNFMMHSGISQASEYDDPPGLREKAEYLLREWVNLYHSAAAGRDSTKAFSAFVGQMHQQGILKTDDLITRFFRLCTEMCVEISYRAQAEQQHNPAASAAIIRAKCYHNLDAFVRLIALLVKHSGEATNTVTKINLLNKVLGIVVGVLIQDHDVRQTEFQQLPYHRIFIMLLLELNAPEHVLETINFQTLTAFCNTFHILRPTKAPGFVYAWLELISHRIFIARMLAHTPQQKGWPMYAQLLIDLFKYLAPFLRNVELNKPMQILYKGTLRVLLVLLHDFPEFLCDYHYGFCDVIPPNCIQLRNLILSAFPRNMRLPDPFTPNLKVDMLSEINIAPRILTNFTGVMPSQFKKDLDSYLKTRSPVTFLSELRSNLQVSNEPGNRYNIQLINALVLYVGTQAIAHIHNKGSTPSMSTITHSAHMDIFQNLAVDLDTEGRYLFLNAIANQLRYPNSHTHYFSCTMLYLFAEANTEAIQEQITRVLLERLIVNRPHPWGLLITFIELIKNPAFKFWSHDFVHCAPEIEKLFQSVAQCCMGQKQAQQVMEGTGAS